The following proteins are encoded in a genomic region of Cryptomeria japonica chromosome 11, Sugi_1.0, whole genome shotgun sequence:
- the LOC131050674 gene encoding disease resistance protein RPS2, producing MAEMAVSMFVEPVVKILLNEVIEQGSKFKDKARSLLHFNRDMVRLSSELKDLSVVLEDAMPDYQRLETSPYAEDPKYWKFIKELYKVVQDAEDVIQDCQYVKKGCRRLLLPIQVSRRLKDIQQRITSLKRVPFPRIEIRDECTAVQLCTTGLNLCMSSNGITVSSQLQTTPEQIRGATLRLTSMRRDSMKRRLQPVDGIPLGLNDQISHVQKMLIEDEETYIFGINGIGGSGKSLLMKCVWNSDEVQKSFENDLLIWMSIYPNQIAGSQRTLARHISMEFNNSWNQQEAKAKIYSYLVRKRFLMVVEDLWPNDNGSFLWDVGVPKSKEDGSKIVVISRYKEDLTKIKPDMPLIYSDPLSEKDSWRLFESYAFGSTGSPVRPEVMQNARKIATRCHGHPLALKAYGAAMAAKRDPSDWPMPSEEGETDQDENLFRKCSPAEREIFKCLRSSYESLPLHLRLAFLYFAAFPEGLVVRTADIIDLWTAERLIPAYSPSQADLYGRRMLKTLMERCVVEGVEAGSLGVVRKCKMHPMFRLLACHILRRQNEEDEDGEGTSLFRAGDNLTEFPSHEIRHQRRISLMYNHISSLPRKFRCRKLRTLILRHSEDLTVIPRSFFKSLKWLRTLDLSMTGIESLPNTISCLERLENLNLSRTRLKSLPVAITGLHRLKKLNLFECKQLERLPLDMNKLEHLRYLNLRRCTKLKFLPYQVTQICSLQCLIMDGCQSLQWKTLHQKSAVPNNLQYSRLEDLKSLRHLKYLSFVCESVTRIPNGLMGHFESLQRLEICAVQLGSLPEEIQHMKILQDLRISRLEALVKIPQWLCNMESLRRITLEYLKVKAIPPSVFETLPLLRLLEIEHCEELTDLPAEFCKERSFPALEELRLDHLRELKELPCFAQGTMTMLKELRVRYCKKITRFPKGVEKLKKNTKIDIAGSVGLIDSVGDNGIDRERMRVFRANLSY from the coding sequence ATGGCAGAAATGGCAGTATCTATGTTTGTGGAGCCGGTGGTGAAAATCCTGCTGAACGAAGTCATCGAGCAGGGGAGTAAGTTCAAAGACAAAGCAAGGAGCCTTCTTCATTTCAACCGGGACATGGTTCGACTGTCGAGCGAGCTGAAGGATTTGAGTGTCGTTCTGGAGGATGCAATGCCCGATTATCAACGCCTCGAAACTAGCCCTTATGCTGAGGACCCCAAGTACTGGAAATTCATAAAAGAACTGTATAAAGTTGTCCAAGATGCAGAAGATGTTATACAAGACTGTCAATATGTGAAGAAAGGTTGTCGTCGACTACTTCTCCCGATCCAAGTCAGCAGAAGACTTAAAGACATCCAGCAGCGGATTACAAGTCTGAAGCGTGTACCATTTCCAAGAATTGAAATTCGGGACGAATGTACAGCTGTGCAGCTGTGTACCACAGGTTTGAATTTGTGTATGAGCTCAAACGGGATCACGGTCTCATCTCAACTTCAGACGACTCCTGAGCAAATTCGCGGAGCAACCCTTCGGCTGACAAGCATGCGAAGAGATTCCATGAAGAGGAGATTGCAGCCGGTAGATGGGATTCCTTTGGGTCTTAATGACCAGATCAGTCACGTTCAGAAAATGTTAATAGAAGACGAAGAAACATATATCTTTGGCATCAATGGCATAGGGGGCTCCGGGAAGTCCCTTTTGATGAAGTGCGTTTGGAACAGCGATGAGGTGCAGAAATCATTTGAGAATGATCTGCTAATATGGATGTCAATTTATCCTAATCAGATTGCTGGGTCGCAGCGTACCCTTGCCAGACACATATCTATGGAGTTCAACAACTCTTGGAATCAACAAGAAGCGAAGGCTAAAATCTACAGTTATTTAGTCAGAAAGAGATTTCTGATGGTTGTGGAAGATTTGTGGCCAAACGACAACGGTAGCTTCTTATGGGACGTGGGAGTGCCAAAGAGCAAAGAAGATGGCTCTAAAATTGTTGTGATATCACGTTACAAAGAAGATCTCACAAAGATAAAACCAGATATGCCTTTGATCTATTCAGATCCATTATCAGAAAAAGATAGTTGGAGGTTGTTCGAGAGTTACGCTTTCGGGAGCACTGGATCCCCTGTTCGACCAGAGGTAATGCAAAATGCAAGGAAAATAGCAACAAGATGCCATGGACATCCCTTGGCGTTGAAGGCATATGGTGCAGCCATGGCTGCCAAAAGAGATCCTTCGGATTGGCCGATGCCTTCAGAAGAAGGGGAGACAGACCAAGATGAAAACTTATTTAGAAAGTGCAGTCCTGCTGAAAGGGAGATATTCAAGTGCCTTCGCTCCAGTTATGAATCTCTGCCTCTGCATCTCAGGTTAGCTTTCCTTTACTTCGCAGCGTTTCCTGAAGGTCTTGTGGTCAGAACGGCCGATATTATTGATCTCTGGACTGCAGAAAGGCTGATTCCAGCCTACAGTCCTTCCCAGGCAGATCTTTATGGGCGGCGGATGCTCAAAACTTTAATGGAAAGGTGTGTGGTGGAGGGCGTTGAAGCTGGATCTCTTGGCGTTGTCCGAAAGTGCAAAATGCATCCCATGTTCCGCCTTTTAGCCTGCCATATCCTCCGCCGCCAAAACGAGGAGGACGAGGACGGGGAGGGAACCAGTTTATTTCGTGCAGGAGACAATTTGACGGAGTTCCCCTCTCACGAGATCAGACACCAGCGACGGATCTCGCTCATGTATAATCACATATCTTCCCTACCAAGAAAATTCAGGTGTCGAAAACTGCGCACTTTGATTCTCCGTCACAGCGAAGACCTCACTGTAATTCCCCGCAGCTTCTTTAAAAGTTTGAAATGGCTGAGAACACTCGACTTGAGTATGACGGGGATCGAATCCCTGCCGAATACTATAAGTTGTCTCGAGAGATTGGAAAACCTCAATCTTTCTCGAACCAGATTGAAATCTTTACCGGTAGCCATCACCGGTCTTCACAGGCTCAAAAAGCTCAATCTTTTTGAGTGTAAGCAACTGGAGCGCCTTCCTCTGGACATGAACAAATTGGAACATTTGCGCTATCTCAACTTGAGGCGTTGTACTAAATTGAAATTCCTTCCGTACCAAGTGACACAAATTTGTTCCTTGCAGTGCCTTATCATGGATGGATGCCAGAGTTTACAGTGGAAAACCCTTCACCAAAAGTCTGCTGTTCCGAACAATCTGCAATATTCACGACTGGAGGATCTGAAGTCTCTCAGACATCTCAAGTATCTATCATTCGTCTGTGAATCAGTCACAAGAATCCCCAATGGTCTCATGGGACACTTTGAGAGCCTCCAAAGATTGGAAATTTGTGCAGTGCAACTAGGGAGCCTTCCGGAGGAAATCCAGCACATGAAAATTCTGCAGGATCTGCGCATAAGCAGGTTAGAAGCCCTAGTTAAAATTCCTCAATGGTTATGCAATATGGAGTCCCTGAGAAGAATTACATTAGAGTATTTGAAAGTAAAGGCTATTCCACCTTCCGTGTTTGAAACGTTGCCTCTCTTGCGACTGCTGGAGATCGAACATTGTGAAGAATTAACAGATTTGCCAGCGGAATTTTGTAAGGAAAGATCATTTCCAGCCCTGGAAGAGCTGAGACTCGATCATCTGAGGGAACTGAAAGAATTGCCATGTTTTGCACAAGGAACCATGACGATGCTCAAGGAACTCAGGGTGAGATACTGCAAGAAGATCACCAGATTTCCGAAGGGTGTCGAGAAATTGAAGAAGAATACCAAGATTGACATCGCCGGTTCAGTTGGACTGATAGATAGTGTGGGAGACAATGGGATCGACAGAGAAAGAATGAGAGTTTTTCGGGCCAACCTAAGTTATTAG